The Psilocybe cubensis strain MGC-MH-2018 chromosome 7, whole genome shotgun sequence genome has a window encoding:
- a CDS encoding FYVE, RhoGEF and PH domain-containing protein 6, producing MASGSVSFPVSESHGKPASPLKAPHLPFRRISLPTAPSLLHRVSVVSATSSEEAADSSNSQSVRPAIKTHGKVAQSRPVSSASPRNRNRKRDSSVKPTDDKQAAKRRKVVDEFYETEKAYVDGLELIYAHFLTPIISSLDTPDPLLNRSALTSIFSNFIDIWNLHRSFLSALTSILEPTQAGSNVPPPNLSSFLLAHFPYLSLYTPFVTAFPSTISSLNELITNTSPQYNQRFAAFLAGQEADPRCGKLKLRDWLLTIVQRCPRYLLLLKDLINSTSKEDPEHAQLTAVHALVSKITLSLNTSLHTHAQTMALLALQKATPNLPFQLISPGRTFLKRGSLLQVERSDDPVEREFLLFSDCMVWLAPAESSMSSWDWSWSGSGSSGSGSGSGNISGTTAVSQTHHNTPASVPTPPALQRPRMTRTRSKSEAELESLRVETNADARRGYAHLKESPSTPSSPRTPPRSNDSDGGTKLKSHPHVPPSRPAPPPPIMPSKRTVSSDDKWVYKGRVELVDVQIVVGSALEDERKFEVLSPEGSFLLYAASLQERDTWTSEIRNAKAQLLASLNITNPNSTLTSSASTNHVRRVLQALPYPPSDERLATIRASSSVDVFNPSSASNSTTNFNLSSKIKLHIKDKEKDKNEGKVPERRRKVEHWVPAIWIPDGKATAYANSKSDSAGKPARACDACYESVFPLIDPPSDAVAVDQNENTADIKGETSAAAKSTEVRDTDTISSLSRLPSWLSMPALPVQRQPHPQALMDIDLNSSRDLDVSLDVTGEDFVSGENAHGHDEREGGARRRVRMKKSMSHQRLRSYHQILEDFQEQAKAVREAKVVAFENENQLKKAPIPIPVREDEDERAEVEGNDTFDDYDDSILGEVEDEDELDQDHVDMWFTPSHSLASSPASSPRKQREQKREDTTRRSKRFSLPAIALHTTVVTARTSTIADGGGDGPSLSREGSLGDQTPLGMGRSRRFSLVSGRGSYYDGASSSPTKSLGGADDGGGSDLSRGLAAARLSELLGRKTKVV from the exons ATGGCATCTG GAAGTGTCTCTTTCCCTGTGTCCGAATCTCATGGGAAACCAGCATCGCCGTTGAAGGCGCCCCATCTGCCGTTTAGGAGAATATCACTACCAACTGCCCCTTCCTTGTTACATCGTGTCTCTGTTGTCAGTGCCACATCGTCTGAAGAGGCGGCAGATAGTTCGAACTCTCAGAGTGTGCGGCCAGCCATCAAGACCCATGGAAAGGTCGCGCAGAGTCGACCTGTTTCATCCGCGTCGCCTAGGAATCGGAATCGAAAGCGCGATTCGAGTGTTAAACCAACCGACGACAAACAAGCAGCTAAGCGAAGAAAGGTTGTTGACGAATTTTACGAGACGGAGAAAGCATACGTCGATGGCTTAGAACTAATTTATGCA CATTTTCTGACACCAATCATTTCTTCTTTGGATACTCCGGATCCCTTGCTGAATCGCTCAGCATTAACCTCAATATTCTCAAATTTCATTGATATATGGAATCTTCATCGATCCTTTCTCTCAGCCCTTACTTCTATCTTAGAACCGACGCAAGCAGGATCAAAtgtaccaccaccaaacctttcttctttcctaTTGGCGCACTTCCCCTATCTTTCTCTGTACACTCCCTTTGTAACAGCATTTCCATCGACGATCTCATCCCTTAACGAACTTATCACGAACACCAGTCCACAATATAATCAACGCTTTGCCGCCTTTCTTGCGGGCCAGGAAGCCGACCCGCGCTGCGGAAAACTTAAACTGAGGGATTGGCTCTTGACGATCGTCCAGCGTTGCCCACGATATTTACTTTTACTCAAAGACCTTATAAATTCGACAAGTAAAGAGGACCCAGAACATGCACAGTTGACGGCTGTTCATGCACTTGTTTCAAAAA TTACGTTGTCACTTAATACGTCATTGCATACCCATGCTCAGACGATGGCGTTGCTAGCTCTTCAGAAAGCCACACCAAATTTACCTTTTCAGTTGATCTCTCCTGGTCGCACATTCCTCAAGCGTGGCTCTTTACTCCAGGTCGAAAGAAGCGATGATCCCGTTGAACGCGAATTTCTTCTATTCTCGGATTGCATGGTTTGGCTTGCACCTGCTGAGTCCTCCATGTCGTCCTGggattggagttggagtGGCAGCGGGAGTAGTGGCAGCGGAAGCGGTTCTGGGAACATTTCTGGAACAACAGCAGTCAGTCAGACTCATCATAATACCCCAGCTTCAGTGCCTACACCACCAGCCCTGCAACGACCACGCATGACGCGAACCAGGAGCAAGAGCGAAGCCGAGCTTGAATCGCTGCGCGTGGAAACAAATGCCGATGCTCGTCGTGGTTATGCACACCTCAAGGAATCTCCGTCAACACCCAGCTCTCCTCGAACTCCACCCCGTAGCAATGATAGTGACGGCGGAACTAAACTTAAATCACATCCTCACGTGCCTCCGTCCCGCCCTGCCCCTCCTCCGCCGATTATGCCCAGCAAAAGAACCGTGTCATCAGATGATAAGTGGGTTTATAAAGGTCGAGTGGAGCTTGTGGATGTGCAGATCGTAGTTGGTTCCGCCCTGGAGGATGAACGGAAATTTGAAGTTTTGAGCCCCGAAGGCAGTTTCTTGCTTTATGCAG CTTCTTTACAGGAACGCGACACATGGACATCAGAAATTCGCAACGCGAAAGCGCAGCTGCTTGCCTCTCTTAACATCACAAACCCAAACTCTACATTGACCTCATCAGCATCAACAAATCATGTGCGCAGAGTGCTGCAGGCTCTGCCGTATCCCCCTTCCGACGAAAGGCTGGCGACAATCAGGGCGAGCAGCAGCGTTGACGTCTTTAATCCATCTTCTGCGTCCAACTCGACAACGAACTTCAACCTAAGCAGCAAAATCAAACTGCACataaaagacaaagaaaaagataaaaatgaaGGGAAAGTCCCAGAGCGCAGGAGGAAAGTGGAACATTGGGTTCCAGCGATATGGATTCCAGACGGAAAGGCGACGGCTT ATGCCAATTCTAAATCCGACTCTGCAGGCAAACCTGCTCGTGCATGCGACGCATGCTACGAGAGCGTATTCCCGCTCATTGACCCTCCATCGGACGCCGTTGCCGTTGATCAGAACGAAAACACCGCAGACATAAAAGGAGAAACCTCTGCTGCTGCAAAATCTACCGAAGTTAGAGACACAGACACGATTTCTTCGTTGTCTCGTCTGCCTTCGTGGCTTTCAATGCCTGCGCTACCCGTGCAACGCCAGCCACATCCACAAGCCCTGATGGACATAGACCTCAATTCAAGTCGAGATTTGGATGTGTCTCTAGACGTAACCGGGGAGGATTTTGTCTCCGGCGAGAACGCTCATGGGCATGACGAGCGCGAGGGTGGGGCAAGGAGGAGGGTCAGGATGAAAAAGTCTATGTCACACCAGAGGCTGAGGAGCTACCATCAGATATTGGAAGACTTCCAGGAACAGGCGAAAGCCGTAAGGGAAGCCAAAGTTGTTGCATTTGAGAATGAAAATCAACTGAAGAAGGCCCCAATTCCCATTCCTGTTcgggaggacgaggacgaacGGGCAGAAGTTGAAGGGAATGACACTTTCGATGATTATGATGACAGCATCTTAGGCGAGgtcgaggacgaagatgaacTGGACCAGGATCATGTGGACATGTGGTTTACGCCAAGTCACTCCCTGGCGTCTTCTCCTGCGTCATCTCCTCGAAAACAACGCGAGCAGAAAAGAGAGGATACGACTAGAAGAAGTAAACGGTTCTCACTCCCCGCTATCGCCCTACATACAACTGTCGTCACTGCCAGAACAAGCACCATAGCAGACGGTGGGGGTGATGGGCCGTCGCTTTCTCGTGAGGGCTCTTTGGGTGATCAAACGCCACTTGGTATGGGAAGGTCTAGGAGGTTCTCACTCGTTTCTGGAAGAGGGAGCTATTACGATGGTGCTAGCAGTTCGCCTACAAAAAGCCTTGGTGGGGCAGATGACGGCGGGGGAAGTGACCTGTCGAGAGGCCTTGCTGCTGCTAGGCTTAGTGAACTGTTGGGGCGGAAAACAAAGGTTGTGTAA
- a CDS encoding Aryl-alcohol dehydrogenase [NADP(+)]: MVSTTKLFASPSPPATGLGRYRMLSATAGAHVSPLQLGAMSIGDKWDELGMGSMDKDSSFKLLDAFFDNGGNFIDTANFYQDETSEMFIGEWAEARGIRDQLFIATKYSNNMKNRTGATKQAALYTGNSAKSMHISIEGSLKKLRTTYIDLFYVHWWDWDTSIEEVMKALHTLIIQGKVLYLGISNTPAWVVSKANQYTRDHDLTPFVIYQGLWNILDRSFEREIIPMARSEGMALAPFYVLGGGKIRTDEEEERRRSSGENGRTVFDPNWERSDTEKAICKALEKVAAEVGAKSITSVAIAYVMQKTTYVFPIIGGRKVEHLLSNVEALDISLTKEHIHYLEQFSPLDPGFPTWLIKDGTGRTGKLNVFFYNEPRPAPEPLRPGTDY, translated from the exons ATGGTATCGACAACAAAACTCTTTGCTTCACCCTCTCCTCCAGCAACAGGTCTTGGACGTTACCGTATGTTATCGGCCACCGCCGGAGCTCACGTCTCGCCCCTCCAACTCGGAGCGATGAGTATCGGAGATAAATGGGATGAGCTCGGAATGGGAAGCATGGACAAAGACTCTAGTTTCAAGCTCCTCGACGCCTTTTTTGACAACGGAGGAAACTTTATTGACACGGCAAATTTCTA TCAGGACGAGACGTCTGAGATGTTTATTGGAGAATGGGCAGAAGCAAGGGGCATTCGCGATCAGCTTTTCATAGCCACGAAG TATTCTAATAACATGAAGAACAGAACTGGGGCGACCAAACAAGCCGCTTTGTACACCGGTAATAGTGCAAAGTCGATGCATATTTCAATTGAGGGATCTTTGAAAAAGCTTCGAACGACCTACATTGACTTATTTTACGTTCATTGGTGGGACTGGGATACAAGCATCGAGGAAGTAATGAAGGCGCTCCATACACTCATCATCCAAGGGAAAGTTTTGTACCTA GGAATTTCCAACACACCTGCATGGGTGGTCTCCAAGGCCAATCAATACACGAGAGATCACGACCTTACACCTTTCGTAATTTACCAAGGACTATGGAACATACTTGATCGATCATTCGAGAGAGAGATAATACCAATGGCAAGAAGTGAAG GCATGGCGCTCGCACCATTCTACGTACTCGGCGGAGGAAAAATTCGCActgacgaggaagaagaacgaCGTCGCTCCAGTGGCGAGAATGGCCGCACTGTATTTGATCCGAATTGGGAACGCTCGGATACCGAAAAGGCCATCTGTAAGGCACTCGAGAAGGTCGCAGCTGAAGTAGGAGCAAAAAGTATCACATCAG TTGCCATTGCATATGTCATGCAGAAGACGACGTACGTTTTTCCAATAATTGGAGGACGTAAAGTCGAACATTTGCTCTCCAATGTCGAGGCGCTGGATATCTCTTTGACAAAGGAACATATTCATTATCTGGAGCAATTTTCTCCGCTAGATCCAGGGTTCCCTACCTGGCTGATT AAGGACGGAACTGGACGCACCGGAAAACTGAATGTTTTCTTCTATAATGAACCAAGACCCGCCCCTGAGCCTCTCCGTCCTGGTACCGACTACTAA
- a CDS encoding hypothetical protein (Uncharacterized protein C24H6.02c) — translation MLPSRLFRNTGIPPSLRSLITPHANLPSNVAVQLRLRLGVIPGTVSSASRTIGTNAASNTSSSSTSPSSSSKPTTKDPVVPPPPSASASESSTSATTTTDSQPLPEKIEPKLSLTFTCTVSGCGERSTHQFTKKAYEKGIVLVQCPGCKNRHLIADHLGWFKDSTQGGKLRTVEDILKEKGETVKRGALSPNGDVSYFE, via the exons ATGCTTCCTTCAAGACTTTTTCGCAATACAGGCATTCCACCATCCCTTCGCAGCTTGATCACCCCGCACGCGAACCTACCATCGAATGTTGCCGTACAGTTGCGTCTGCGCTTGGGTGTCATACCGGGCACTGTTTCTAGCGCATCGAGAACAATAGGAACGAATGCTGCATCAAAtacatcctcttcctctacttctccatcttcgtcttcaaaACCAACCACCAAAGACCCAGTAGTcccaccacctccatccGCCTCAGCATCTGAATCATCAACCTCAGCCACGACAACAACCGACTCACAACCACTACCAGAAAAAATCGAGCCCAAATTGTCGCTGACGTTCACTTGCACTGTCAGTGGATGCGGTGAACGTTCAACACATCAGTTTACAAAGAAGGCATACGAAAAGGGGATCGTATTGGTGCAATGTCCAGGATGCAAGAACAG ACATCTGATTGCTGACCATCTGGGGTGGTTCAAAGACTCGACCCAAGGGGGCAAATTGCGGACAGTGGAGGATATTTTGAAAGAAAAGGGCGAGACTGTAAAGCGCGGCGCGTTGAGCCCCAACGGTGATGTTTCATATTTTGAGTAA
- a CDS encoding Homoserine O-acetyltransferase, whose amino-acid sequence MSETQYHHHGRFPVAGGVLPDAITAYRTYGDPKNPCIVFPTCYGGRLDSQDYMVGEDKVLSTKKYYVVTLALFSNGESSSPSNTPAPYNGPYFPAVSYEDNIRAQYAVLQKLGVQKAFAVVGFSMGGQQAYYWAVMYPDFVERYVAICGSARTSPHNQCFLEGPKAALLASKDFDGGHYKTQPEIGKRAFGRVYSAWAYGQTWFRQHGHLHGGKYPNLESFLREDWEGGFLGWDANDLLTLLHTWQTGDVSLVRDGGDLGKCLSSIKAKGLIMPSKTDLYFPPEDSVDEVANLQNTARLVVIDTVWGHMAGGGANEADDKFIADEITKFFEE is encoded by the exons ATGTCCGAGACAcaataccaccaccacggcCGCTTCCCGGTTGCAGGCGGGGTTCTGCCCGACGCTATTACCGCATACAGGACGTATGGCGACCCCAAGAACCCATGCATCGTCTTCCCAACGTGCTACGGAGGGAGGCTGGACA GCCAGGATTACATGGTCGGGGAGGATAAA GTCCTGAGTACCAAGAAATATTATGTTGTTACTTTGGCGTTATTCTCGAATGGAGAG TCCTCTTCTCCATCTAACACG CCAGCGCCATACAATGGCCCCTACTTCCCAGCCGTGTCATACGAAGATAACAT TCGCGCACAATACGCTGTTCTCCAGAAACTGGGAGTCCAGAAGGCCTTCGCAGTCGTCGGTTTCTCTATGGGTGGTCAACAG GCTTATTACTGGGCAGTTATGTATCCTGACTTCGTCGAGCG CTACGTTGCAATTTGCGGCTCAGCGCGTACAAGTCCGCACAACCAATG TTTCCTGGAAGGACCTAAAGCCGCATTGCTGGCTTCGAAGGACTTCGATGGCGGCCACTACAAGACCCAGCCCGAAATCGGGAAACGCGCGTTTGGAAGGGTTTACAGTGCATGGGCATACGGCCAAACT TGGTTCAGGCAGCACGGTCATCTCCATGGTGGGAAATACCCGAACCTCGAATCGTTCCTGCGCGAAGATTGGGAAGGCGGCTTCCTTGGCTGGGACGCGAACGATTTGCTCACGCTCTTACACACCTGGCAGACTGGGGATGTCTCGCTCGTCAGGGATGGAGGAGACCTAGGAAAATGTTTGAGCAGCATCAAGGCGAAGGGGTTGATTATGCCCAGTAAGACGGATTTATATTTCCCA CCGGAGGACAGTGTAGACGAGGTGGCGAATCTGCAGAACACTGCGAGGCTTGTGGTTATTGATACTGTGTGGGGCCATATGG ctggaggaggagcaaaTGAAGCAGACGACAAGTTTATCGCTGACGAGATAACAAAGTTCTTTGAAGAATGA
- a CDS encoding Phosphoribosylaminoimidazole-succinocarboxamide synthase, whose amino-acid sequence MAALIDSDLPDLKLISKGKVRDIYSTSSPDHLLFVASDRISAYDVILKNGIPDKGKLLTQISLFWFQKLGDIIPNHFVTANVDEMPAEIHKYKDQLEGRAMLVKKAEVVPLEAIVRGYMAGSAWSEYKKSGTVHSIPMPEGLLEGQQLPQPIFTPSTKAEQGAHDENISPEQAAKIVGQELYDQISTAALKLYTTASQHARARGVILADTKFEFGLIPSSDGSDKKQLILIDELLTPDSSRYWPVDGYKVGGAQPSFDKQYLRDWLVRSGFKKGLESGPLGKEGQGWVIDEDIVQGTRERYAEAVNLLTK is encoded by the exons ATGGCCGCTCTCATAGACTCTGATCTCCCCGATCTCAAACTCATTTCGAAAGGAAAAGTGAGGGACATCTACAGTACCTCTTCTCCGGACCACCTCCTATTTGTCGCGTCAGACAGAATCTCTGCATACGATGTCATCTTGAAAAAT GGTATTCCAGACAAGGGCAAGCTTCTGACGCAAATTTCGCTGTTCTGGTTTCAAAAGCTCGGGGACATCATCCCCAACCACTTCGTCACTGCCAACGTCGATGAGATGCCCGCCGAGATCCATAAATATAAAGATCAGCTAGAAGGACGCGCGATGCTTGTGAAGAAGGCCGAGGTCGTCCCCCTGGAAGCGATTGTGAGAGGTTACATGGCTG GATCTGCATGGTCGGAGTATAAGAAGAGCGGAACGGTTCATTCTATCCCTATGCCGGAAGGACTTCTTGAAGGGCAGCAACTCCCTCAGCCTATCTTTACTCCTTCGACGAAGGCGGAGCAGGGAGCGCATGACGAAAACATCTCACCCGAGCAAG CGGCGAAGATAGTGGGCCAGGAGCTGTATGACCAGATCTCCACCGCCGCCCTCAAATTGTATACAACCGCCTCTCAGCACGCGCGCGCCCGGGGGGTCATTCTCGCCGACACTAAGTTCGAATTTGGCCTCATCCCTTCATCCGACGGCTCGGACAAAAAGCAGCTCATTCTCATAGACGAGCTGCTTACCCCCGATTCGTCGCGGTACTGGCCTGTCGATGGTTACAAAGTGGGCGGTGCACAACCAAGCTTTGACAAGCAATATCTCAGAGACTGGCTCGTACGCTCTGGTTTCAAGAAGGGGTTGGAGAGCGGCCCCCTTGGCAAGGAAGGTCAAGGTTGGGTGATTGACGAGGATATTGTGCAAGGCACGAGGGAAAGATATGCGGAGGCGGTAAATCTCCTTACAAAGTAG
- a CDS encoding putative leucine aminopeptidase 2, with amino-acid sequence MKLSATFVLLAVAGFSAAQDIDVQGGFGFFPIPISKRPLVVSSLLQSSIKSSNLLTHARKFTEFSKLSNGTRAFGSAGHNATVKYIKAELDKTGYYDTELQTFPYLYSQGTAAFSANGTDYATAWFTYGPGGEVTAPLVVVNNLGCTLEDYPASVVGKIALVKRGECTFGLKTALSGASGAAGVIIYNNADGAVGGGTLGDIVNPAGPYVPGASLTGIDGSALVATINAGSEVIGTIKVEAVTEDRYSSNVIATTKIGDRKNIVFAGGHSDSVPAGPGINDDGSGTMGILEVALKLASYKVNNAVRFGFWTAEEFGLVGSEYYVQNLPEAERQKIALYLNFDMIASPNIAYLIYDGDGSAFNLTGPAGSDKIEKLFEDFYKVNKVRSAPTEFSGRSDYGPFLDVGIPAGGIFSGAEGLKTAEQAKWWGGEAGVSYDPCYHKACDNIANLNVPAWVLNTKAAAHSIATYARSLSGIPRTRKSTASAELRVAGLSYDDRRHFSCGHEIAAL; translated from the exons ATGAAGCTCTCCGCAACTTTCGTCCTCCTCGCCGTCGCTGGCTTTTCCGCTGCCCAGGACATTGATGTCCAGGGAGGATTCGGATtcttccccatccccatctccAAGAGGCCTCTCGTTGTGTCATCTCTCCTCCAAAGCTCGATCAAGTCCTCCAATCTGCTTACACACGCGAGGAAGTTCACCGAGTTCTCCAAACTCAGCAACGGAACGCGCGCATTTGGCTCTGCTGGTCACAACGCGACTGTGAAGTACATCAAGGCTGAGCTTGACAAGACTGGTTATTACGATACCGAGCTCCAGACTTTCCCATACCTCTATTCCCAGGGAactgctgccttctctgcTAATGGAACCGACTATGCCACCGCTTGGTTCACTTATGGCCCGGGAGGAGAGGTCACTGCCCCTCTTGTTGTCGTCAACAACCTTGGTTGCACTCTT GAAGACTACCCCGCTTCTGTCGTTGGCAAGATCGCCCTTGTCAAGCGCGGTGAATGTACTTTCGGACTGAAGACCGCCCTCTCTGGTGCTTCTGGTGCTGCCGGTGTTATCATCTATAACAACGCCGACGGTGCTGTTGGTGGAGGAACCCTTGGAGACATCGTAAACCCTGCTGGTCCCTATGTCCCCGGGGCCTCCCTCACCGGTATTGATGGATCCGCTCTTGTTGCCACCATCAACGCTGGCTCCGAGGTCATTGGAACGATCAAGGTCGAAGCCGTCACTGAGGACCGCTACTCCAGCAATGTCATTGCCACCACCAAGATCGGCGACAGGAAGAACATCGTGTTTGCCGGAGGCCACTCTGACTCTGTCCCTGCTGGACCT GGTATCAATGATGATGGATCTGGAACCATGGGTATCCTCGAAGTGGCTCTTAAATTGGCCAGCTACAAAGTCAACAATGCTGTCCGATTTGGTTTCTGGACCGCTGAAGAATTCGGTCTTGTCGGCTCTGAGTACTACGTGCAGAACCTCCCCGAGGCTGAACGCCAAAAGATCGCCCTCTACCTCAACTTCGACATGATTGCCTCCCCCAACATTGCATACCTCATCTACGATGGCGACGGCAGCGCATTCAACCTCACTGGCCCTGCTGGCTCCGACAAGATTGAGAAGCTCTTCGAGGACTTCTACAAGGTTAACAAGGTCCGCAGCGCCCCCACCGAATTCAGCGGCCGCTCCGATTACGGTCCTTTCTTGGATGTCGGTATCCCTGCTGGAGGAATCTTCAGCGGTGCTGAGGGATTGAAGACTGCTGAGCAGGCCAAATG GTGGGGAGGTGAAGCCGGTGTCTCCTACGATCCTTGCTACCACAAAGCGTGCGACAACATTGCCAACCTGAACGTTCCTGCCTGGGTCCTCAACACCAAGGCTGCTGCCCACTCCATTGCCACTTATGCCCGTTCATTGAGCGGAATCCCTCGCACCCGCAAGTCAACCGCCTCTGCTGAGCTCAGGGTCGCTGGCCTCTCTTACGACGACCGCCGCCACTTCTCTTGCGGACACGAAATTGCAGCTCTCTAA